One window from the genome of Desulfobaccales bacterium encodes:
- a CDS encoding sugar transferase has protein sequence MASFFGIPLIKWKIALFFGDFLSFVASLLLCAWADQVFLGFCPSGCAVMDLRSLANGIIIFSTLYIADAYDYQQDYCEITNFLKIGLAVIVGSMVAFLASHLLRMTPFSHKLFLVQAATFLVLILAWRYLFSALLFTPKFFKRTLIVGAGGAGRRLLEIIREHPRCGLWPVGYIDDDPAKVGAEVGGLPVLGTSADLNSIIDKEQVSLVVVAITHDKQPPLVNRLVQACWQKVTLLDMPSIFEAITGKVPNSHISSYWFYQWNLNFNKHYYVRFKSILEPFVAAFCLLALLPLFLFIALAIKINSKGKVFYLQERLGKNKRPFKIIKFRTMVENAEENGPQFSTADDPRITRVGRILRKLRLDELPQLINIIKGDMSFIGPRPERQIFCQEYQHLVPDYRPGRRLNDPPDTQICIGLREKIPFYSFRFLVKPGLTGWAQVMHNYTSSIEETNEKLQYDLYYIKNMGLLLDILIIFKTIKIVLSGKGT, from the coding sequence ATGGCCTCCTTTTTTGGTATCCCCCTAATAAAATGGAAAATCGCCCTGTTCTTCGGCGATTTTCTCTCCTTTGTCGCCTCTCTGCTACTCTGTGCATGGGCAGATCAAGTATTCCTCGGATTTTGCCCTTCTGGTTGTGCGGTTATGGACCTCAGATCTTTGGCCAACGGCATCATCATTTTTTCGACTCTATATATTGCCGATGCCTATGACTATCAGCAGGATTACTGCGAGATCACCAATTTTTTGAAAATCGGCCTGGCCGTTATCGTAGGGTCAATGGTGGCCTTCTTGGCCAGCCACCTTCTGCGAATGACCCCTTTCAGCCACAAACTCTTCCTGGTGCAGGCCGCCACCTTCCTGGTATTGATCCTCGCCTGGCGCTATCTTTTCTCCGCGCTGCTGTTCACCCCCAAATTCTTCAAGCGCACCCTCATCGTCGGGGCTGGGGGGGCCGGCCGCCGCCTCCTGGAGATTATCCGGGAACACCCCCGCTGCGGCCTGTGGCCCGTGGGGTATATCGACGATGATCCGGCCAAAGTGGGGGCCGAAGTGGGCGGCCTGCCGGTCTTAGGCACCTCCGCCGACTTGAACTCCATCATTGATAAAGAGCAGGTCTCCTTGGTGGTGGTGGCCATTACTCATGACAAGCAGCCGCCCCTCGTGAACCGGTTGGTCCAGGCTTGCTGGCAAAAGGTGACCCTCCTGGACATGCCCAGCATTTTTGAAGCTATCACTGGAAAGGTGCCCAACTCCCATATCTCCAGTTATTGGTTTTATCAATGGAATTTAAATTTTAACAAACATTATTATGTACGCTTCAAAAGCATTCTCGAACCATTTGTTGCCGCTTTTTGTCTCCTGGCCCTTTTGCCCTTGTTTTTATTTATCGCTCTGGCCATTAAAATAAATAGCAAAGGGAAGGTTTTTTATCTGCAGGAAAGATTGGGGAAAAACAAGCGTCCCTTCAAAATCATTAAATTTAGAACGATGGTGGAAAATGCTGAAGAAAACGGCCCACAATTTTCCACCGCTGACGATCCGCGCATCACCCGAGTCGGCCGAATCCTCCGCAAACTCCGTCTAGATGAGTTACCCCAGCTCATCAATATCATTAAAGGCGATATGAGTTTTATCGGGCCGCGGCCCGAGCGTCAAATATTTTGTCAGGAATATCAACATCTTGTCCCTGATTACCGCCCGGGCCGCCGCCTGAATGATCCTCCGGACACCCAAATCTGCATCGGCTTGAGGGAAAAAATCCCTTTTTACAGTTTTCGTTTCCTGGTCAAACCCGGCCTCACTGGCTGGGCACAGGTGATGCATAATTATACATCTTCCATTGAGGAAACTAACGAAAAATTGCAATACGACTTGTATTACATAAAAAACATGGGGTTACTATTAGATATTTTGATTATTTTTAAAACTATAAAAATCGTTTTATCCGGGAAAGGGACTTAA
- a CDS encoding glycosyltransferase family 9 protein, translating to MTLINRHKERVATRNEPLKRQLFRIIDAYFGLLITFFLYIFGKTFGRTQNVTCNHRFNKILLVKLAALGESTILLTVIDRIKKACPQAEIHVLATPLNSQILEQNSHLYDRLIVEDILKSKLGFLRLIKIIKNLRKSQYDLAIDFEPHFYFTPVILYLSNIPVRGGFYYLGARRLLLTNAWRLSPQHHILHDFYGLAQSILPLPPPPHRLVAPRLRPENRHNIQRWLQAKGLEGRPYVVLHPGCGPSGRCRAWPKERFLTLAQFLAQNDYVVFLSGTNSEKDIINFILSHADGAPIFSLMDELSFADYVALLDEAKLMVANDTGPMHLGAALRVPTLGLFGPETPGRYGPFGPGNHYLYIEQPCSPCTYSHRGIRPHCINLTYQKCMLDITDEMVKDKVKEILHIK from the coding sequence ATGACTCTGATAAACCGACATAAAGAAAGAGTTGCAACCCGCAACGAACCCTTGAAGAGGCAATTATTCCGCATAATTGATGCCTACTTTGGCCTTTTAATCACTTTTTTCCTCTATATTTTCGGGAAAACGTTTGGGAGAACTCAAAATGTTACTTGCAATCATCGATTTAATAAAATATTGCTGGTCAAATTAGCTGCCTTAGGAGAGTCAACCATATTATTGACTGTTATCGACAGAATAAAAAAGGCATGTCCGCAGGCCGAAATTCATGTATTGGCCACTCCGCTCAACTCCCAGATCCTGGAGCAAAATTCTCATCTCTATGATCGTTTGATTGTCGAGGATATTTTGAAATCTAAACTTGGTTTTCTAAGGCTCATTAAGATAATCAAAAATTTAAGAAAATCCCAGTATGACCTTGCGATTGATTTTGAACCACATTTTTATTTCACCCCGGTCATTCTTTATTTGTCTAACATTCCGGTCCGCGGCGGCTTTTACTATCTAGGGGCGCGCCGGCTGCTGTTGACCAATGCCTGGCGTCTCTCCCCCCAGCATCATATCCTCCACGATTTTTATGGCCTGGCCCAATCGATTCTGCCCCTGCCTCCGCCGCCGCACAGGCTGGTGGCCCCGCGCCTTCGCCCGGAAAATCGCCATAACATCCAGCGGTGGCTCCAGGCAAAGGGCCTCGAAGGCCGGCCGTATGTGGTGCTCCACCCTGGGTGCGGCCCTTCCGGTCGATGCCGGGCCTGGCCGAAGGAACGCTTCCTCACTTTGGCCCAATTTCTTGCCCAAAATGACTACGTCGTCTTTTTATCCGGCACCAACTCGGAAAAAGATATTATTAATTTTATCCTTTCACATGCCGATGGAGCTCCCATATTTTCTTTAATGGATGAGCTTTCCTTTGCTGATTATGTTGCTTTATTGGATGAAGCCAAGCTGATGGTGGCCAACGACACTGGCCCGATGCATTTAGGAGCTGCGTTGCGCGTTCCGACCCTCGGTCTCTTCGGTCCGGAAACCCCTGGGCGTTATGGTCCTTTCGGGCCTGGCAACCATTACTTATATATAGAGCAACCGTGCTCTCCTTGCACTTATAGTCATCGTGGTATCAGACCTCATTGTATAAATCTCACTTATCAGAAATGCATGCTTGATATTACTGACGAGATGGTGAAGGATAAAGTTAAGGAAATTCTTCATATTAAGTGA
- a CDS encoding glycosyltransferase family 2 protein, with translation MYVLLVNWNGWAHTIECLESLFRQDYHPFVAVVCDNGSQDGSWEKMLAWARGELPFPGPQNPALAHLFRRPLAKPIPFVCYDRPTAEAGGVDPDPAVPLVFIQTGANLGFGGGNNVGLRYALARGDAGHVWLLNNDTVVAPDALRSLWAKAASTSRVGAVGSKILDYFYPEKILSWGGKRIRWALGGVSPLVRNAPGAPLPPESNKLDYIEGCSCLIPLETLRDVGLFDPAFFHFWEDVDLGYRITLAGYRLLYAEESKVYHKEGASTQGPSLQADCYEISSCVIFFRKYSKLFPLILSIKLLGKLFNRIYRKQFDRVYWIFRSFLISFFIPIRK, from the coding sequence GTGTACGTGCTCCTGGTCAATTGGAACGGCTGGGCCCATACCATCGAATGCCTGGAGAGCCTGTTTCGGCAGGACTACCATCCTTTCGTGGCGGTGGTCTGCGACAATGGCTCTCAGGACGGCTCATGGGAGAAGATGTTGGCGTGGGCCCGGGGGGAGCTTCCCTTTCCCGGCCCCCAGAACCCGGCCCTGGCGCACCTCTTCCGCCGCCCCCTGGCCAAACCCATCCCTTTTGTGTGTTATGATCGACCGACGGCGGAGGCCGGTGGTGTTGACCCCGACCCGGCCGTGCCGCTGGTCTTCATCCAGACCGGGGCCAATCTGGGCTTCGGAGGCGGCAATAATGTGGGGCTGCGTTACGCCCTGGCTAGGGGAGATGCCGGCCACGTCTGGCTGCTGAACAACGACACGGTGGTGGCGCCGGACGCACTCCGCTCCCTTTGGGCCAAGGCGGCTTCAACTTCCCGCGTCGGAGCAGTAGGGTCCAAGATTCTTGATTACTTTTACCCCGAGAAGATTCTTTCCTGGGGCGGCAAACGGATCCGGTGGGCTTTGGGGGGTGTCTCTCCCTTAGTAAGAAATGCTCCCGGGGCCCCGCTCCCCCCTGAGTCTAATAAGCTGGATTATATTGAGGGGTGCAGCTGCCTGATACCCTTGGAGACATTAAGGGATGTCGGTCTTTTTGACCCAGCTTTTTTTCATTTCTGGGAGGACGTCGATCTTGGTTATCGAATAACGCTGGCGGGGTATCGCCTGCTTTATGCTGAAGAAAGTAAAGTGTATCATAAGGAGGGGGCCAGCACCCAGGGACCCAGTCTGCAGGCAGACTGCTATGAAATCTCTTCTTGTGTGATCTTCTTTCGCAAATATAGTAAATTATTTCCCCTGATATTGAGTATCAAATTGTTAGGAAAACTGTTTAATCGCATTTATCGTAAACAGTTCGATCGAGTTTATTGGATATTTCGTTCTTTTCTGATCAGCTTCTTCATTCCTATCAGAAAATAA